The proteins below are encoded in one region of Drosophila santomea strain STO CAGO 1482 chromosome 2R, Prin_Dsan_1.1, whole genome shotgun sequence:
- the LOC120445023 gene encoding putative sodium-coupled neutral amino acid transporter 10: MLAHSAHVMTLANSIIGVGILAMPFCFQKCGILLSIVLLVLSNGITRVCCHYLIKTSLLTRRRSFEMLGLHAFGTSGKLLVELCIIGYLIGTCITYFVVVGDLGPQIIAKIFALDVADHLHLRSLVMVVVTVVCIVPLGMLRNVDSLSAVCTASIGFYVCLILKIVLEAKPHITANDWTEKVLYWEPAGVLQCLPIFSMALSCQMQLFEVFESINNQSLDKLNGIVRNATWICTFVYISVGFFGYVAFCTHTFSGNILVNLSTSFGSDIIKIGFVLSIAFSFPLVIFPCRASLYSLLYRKGHTESSSYIPEQRFRFITIFIVVFSLCVALVIPSVELIIGLVGSTIGVAICIMFPASSFRKIIKKESMERTLAQFVFVSGFLLMILGTYANLSAIDEKSSGPEFDMVAIGTPLYLDGQVPAVVGELPKHLAKDSIESEKNLLLKKLDVQNPEKIKESIEDKIVDMPKAVQTASSDNPPLPPLPIDEVHVVPLDSKDSETDLKKLPVKAVEVNPPEAEPLDVNLTVDKPRENPAAVVGSLAEEPKIGSNLLSASNTIDGAAIKKEEEVAAEEQKESKANADELIKTQKELKETKKLLEKTVGELNEELAKQNSFNQPPLELQKDKPLDADAKVAEEPKKAEIVLKESQPVAEEKTEKRRQASLMDILTENAHLRDEKEAHAGDFEPLSYKTGELLRNSSLDTDALVKRLPIPLALMVNATQPKASNDSEIKKPNLEDNVEAIRRELLNLRSPGDATEQPPARVKREASNDENCLRQPKLDEVNNNVAAAALSLNMESIGRDLKSIKDDDVEIVTENEFYQASPNGTQTPQQT; this comes from the exons ATGTTGGCCCACTCCGCCCATGTTATGACGCTGGCCAACAGCATCATTGGCGTCGGCATCCTGGCCATGCCGTTCTGCTTCCAAAAGTGCGGCATCCTGCTATCCATCGTTCTTCTTGTGCTGAGCAATGGAATCACACGGGTTTGCTGTCACTATCTTATTAAAACTTCGCTGCTGACACGTAGAAGGAGTTTCGAGATGCTCGGTCTCCATGCTTTCGGTACTTCCGGAAAGCTGCTGGTGGAGCTGTGCATCATTGGGTACCTGATCGGAACGTGCATCACGTATTTTGTGGTCGTGGGCGATCTGGGTCCGCAGATAATCGCCAAGATATTCGCCCTAGATGTGGCGGATCACCTGCACCTGCGGAGTTTG GTCATGGTCGTGGTCACTGTGGTGTGCATAGTGCCCCTTGGCATGCTCCGCAATGTAGACAGTTTGTCCGCCGTATGCACCGCTTCCATAGGCTTCTATGTCTGCTTAATTCTCAAGATCGTGCTGGAGGCCAAGCCTCACATTACGGCTAACGATTGGACGGAAAAGGTGCTTTACTGGGAACCGGCGGGCGTGCTCCAATGCCTGCCCATCTTTAGCATGGCTCTCTCCTGTCAAAT GCAACTGTTTGAGGTCTTTGAGAGCATTAACAATCAAAGTCTAGACAAGCTGAACGGCATCGTCCGTAACGCCACTTGGATCTGTACCTTTGTTTACATATCTGTTGGATTTTTCGGATATGTGGCGTTTTGTACGCACACGTTTTCGG GCAACATTCTGGTGAATTTATCGACCTCCTTTGGTAGCGATATCATTAAAATTGGCTTTGTGCTGTCGATTGCATTTAGTTTCCCGTTGGTAATCTTTCCCTGTAGAGCCAGTCTCTATTCGCTGCTATACAGAAAg GGTCACACGGAAAGCAGTAGCTACATACCTGAACAACGCTTTCGATTCATCACTATCTTCATCGTTGTCTTTTCGTTATGCGTGGCATTGGTTATTCCCTCCGTGGAGCTTATAATTGGCTTGGTGGGCTCCACTATTGGCGTTGCTATTTGCATAATGTTTCCAGCATCCAGTTTTCGAAAGATCATCAAAAAGGAATCAATGGAACGCACGCTTGCTCAGTTTGTATTTGTAAGTGGATTTCTCTTAATGATCCTTGGAACATATGCCAACCTAAGTGCAATTGATGAAAAGAGCTCGGGCCCAGAGTTTGATATGGTTGCCATAGGCACCCCTCTATATCTCGATGGTCAAGTGCCCGCTGTCGTCGGCGAGCTACCAAAACATTTGGCCAAAGATTCCATTGAAAGCGAAAAAAACCTATTGTTAAAGAAACTGGATGTCCAAAATccagaaaaaataaaggaaagcATAGAAGATAAAATTGTTGATATGCCAAAGGCAGTGCAAACAGCTTCCTCCGACAACCCACCGTTGCCGCCACTGCCCATCGATGAAGTCCATGTAGTTCCCCTAGATAGTAAAGATTCTGAAACTGATCTTAAAAAACTACCAGTAAAAGCAGTTGAAGTAAACCCACCAGAAGCCGAACCACTCGATGTCAACCTTACCGTGGACAAGCCCAGGGAGAATccagctgctgttgttggaTCGCTAGCAGAAGAACCAAAAATAGGATCAAATCTGTTATCAGCAAGCAATACAATTGATGGAGCAGCCAtcaagaaggaggaggaagTGGCCGCAGAGGAGCAAAAGGAGAGTAAGGCTAATGCAGATGAACTTATCAAAACCCAAAAGGAAttaaaagaaaccaaaaaattaTTGGAAAAAACCGTTGGCGAGCTAAATGAAgagttggccaaacaaaattcATTTAACCAGCCACCTTTGGAGTTACAGAAAGATAAGCCTTTGGATGCAGACGCTAAAGTAGCCGAGGAACCAAAGAAGGCTGAAATTGTGCTCAAGGAGTCGCAGCCAGTTGCTGAGGAAAAGACGGAAAAAAGGCGCCAGGCATCATTAATGGACATACTCACAGAAAATGCTCATTTGCGCGATGAGAAAGAGGCCCATGCCGGGGATTTTGAACCACTCTCCTACAAAACCGGAGAGTTACTCAGGAATTCGAGCTTAGATACAGACGCGCTGGTCAAACGATTGCCCATTCCACTGGCCCTAATGGTGAATGCTACTCAGCCAAAGGCTTCAAATGACTCGGAGATTAAGAAACCCAACCTTGAAGACAACGTAGAGGCCATTCGCCGGGAGCTGCTCAACCTGCGAAGTCCAGGGGATGCGACCGAGCAGCCACCGGCAAGGGTAAAACGTGAAGCCTCTAACGACGAGAACTGCCTACGCCAGCCGAAGCTGGATGAAGTGAATAATAATGTGGCTGCAGCTGCCTTGAGCTTGAACATGGAAAGTATTGGCCGTGATCTCAAATCCATCAAAGATGATGACGTCGAGATAGTTACTGAAAACGAATTCTACCAAGCGAGTCCAAATGGAACCCAAACTCCGCAGCAGACGTAA
- the LOC120445074 gene encoding uncharacterized protein LOC120445074 isoform X2, whose protein sequence is MLSNSPESLRSHMRSGHFSLEKVWQKDDKSKGKHEKPLPPLKPISQEVILPLKTTRLPEAVTTPKYTGRDMPRKNFGSIDPPQCSCMRVCRDSYFS, encoded by the exons ATGTTAAGCAATAGCCCTG AAAGCTTACGATCTCACATGCGAAGCGGCCATTTTAGCCTTGAGAAAGTGTGGCAAA AGGACGATAAATCGAAAGGAAAGCATGAAAAGCCTCTACCTCCTCTGAAGCCTATTTCCCAGGAGGTGATTTTACCATTGAAAACAACCCGGCTTCCCGAGGCTGTGACCACCCCCAAATATACGGGACGGGATATGCCTCGAAAGAACTTTGGCTCCATCGATCCTCCCCAGTGCTCCTGCATGCGTGTGTGCCGAGATAGCTACTTCTCTTAG
- the LOC120445074 gene encoding uncharacterized protein LOC120445074 isoform X1, with amino-acid sequence MSLVLDVIQQVVLQKAYDLTCEAAILALRKCGKLKIEDDKSKGKHEKPLPPLKPISQEVILPLKTTRLPEAVTTPKYTGRDMPRKNFGSIDPPQCSCMRVCRDSYFS; translated from the exons ATGTCTCTAGTCCTTGATGTTATCCAACAAGTTGTGTTGCAGAAAGCTTACGATCTCACATGCGAAGCGGCCATTTTAGCCTTGAGAAAGTGTGGCAAA cTGAAAATAGAGGACGATAAATCGAAAGGAAAGCATGAAAAGCCTCTACCTCCTCTGAAGCCTATTTCCCAGGAGGTGATTTTACCATTGAAAACAACCCGGCTTCCCGAGGCTGTGACCACCCCCAAATATACGGGACGGGATATGCCTCGAAAGAACTTTGGCTCCATCGATCCTCCCCAGTGCTCCTGCATGCGTGTGTGCCGAGATAGCTACTTCTCTTAG